One Thermodesulfobacteriota bacterium DNA segment encodes these proteins:
- the purH gene encoding bifunctional phosphoribosylaminoimidazolecarboxamide formyltransferase/IMP cyclohydrolase — MNKIRRVIISVSDKEGISNFAKGLQDYEVEILSTGGTAKWLRDGGVEVKDISEFTGFPEILGGRVKTLHPVIHGGILALRDDEVHIGQMKENKIEPIDMVVVNLYPFEEVIKKSGVSLAEAIENIDIGGPTMLRAAAKNYHFTSIVTHPEDYKDILKELKKNKGGITPETNFRLAVKAFSYIARYDAAISNYLGAIEADGSFGKFPSSMTLHLEKRMKLRYGENPHQEGSFYVIPGVEEPCVSNSAQIQGKELSLNNIYDTDAAFEAVKDFTETACVIVKHNNPCGVATDESLVGAFLKAKECDPVSAFGGIVAFNREVDEVTASELANMFLEVVIAPGYSEKALQVLASKGNLRVMKSPALDGHVKPGLDFKKVVGGALIQDRDTGVENDFRYMKVETQRQPTDEELEALKFAWKVCKHVKSNAIVFARKGQTVGIGAGQMSRVDSVKIATMKAAIPTQGAVLASDAFFPFRDGIDEAAKAGITAIAQPGGSIRDSEIVAAADEHGIAMVFTGVRHFKH; from the coding sequence ATGAACAAGATACGGAGAGTCATAATAAGTGTTTCCGACAAGGAGGGCATAAGCAACTTTGCAAAGGGCCTCCAGGACTACGAGGTGGAGATACTTTCCACCGGAGGGACCGCGAAATGGCTACGTGACGGTGGGGTCGAGGTGAAGGACATATCGGAATTCACAGGCTTCCCCGAAATACTCGGAGGCAGGGTCAAAACCCTCCACCCGGTAATCCACGGCGGCATACTGGCTCTCAGGGACGACGAGGTCCATATAGGACAGATGAAGGAGAACAAGATCGAGCCCATCGACATGGTCGTCGTCAATCTTTACCCGTTCGAAGAGGTAATCAAAAAGAGCGGCGTCTCGCTCGCCGAGGCCATAGAGAACATCGACATCGGGGGGCCGACGATGCTGAGGGCGGCCGCGAAGAACTATCACTTCACGTCGATCGTAACGCACCCCGAGGACTACAAGGACATACTGAAAGAGCTCAAAAAGAACAAGGGCGGCATAACGCCCGAGACGAATTTCAGGCTCGCGGTAAAGGCGTTCTCGTACATAGCCAGATACGACGCCGCCATCTCGAATTACCTTGGCGCGATAGAGGCCGACGGCAGCTTCGGCAAGTTCCCTTCGAGCATGACGCTTCACCTCGAAAAGAGGATGAAGCTCAGGTACGGCGAGAACCCGCACCAGGAAGGTTCTTTCTACGTTATACCGGGCGTGGAGGAGCCGTGCGTTTCCAATTCGGCACAGATCCAGGGAAAGGAGCTCTCGCTCAATAACATCTACGACACCGACGCCGCGTTCGAGGCTGTGAAGGACTTCACCGAAACGGCGTGCGTCATCGTTAAGCACAATAACCCCTGCGGCGTAGCGACGGACGAGAGCCTGGTGGGGGCATTCCTCAAGGCAAAGGAGTGCGACCCGGTGAGCGCCTTCGGGGGAATAGTGGCGTTTAACAGGGAGGTAGACGAGGTCACGGCCTCCGAGCTCGCCAACATGTTCCTCGAAGTCGTAATCGCTCCGGGATACTCCGAAAAGGCGCTCCAGGTGCTGGCGAGCAAGGGTAACCTCCGCGTAATGAAGTCCCCGGCGCTCGACGGCCACGTGAAGCCCGGGCTCGATTTCAAGAAGGTAGTGGGCGGCGCGCTCATACAGGACAGGGACACCGGCGTAGAAAACGATTTCCGCTATATGAAGGTAGAGACGCAGCGCCAGCCTACCGACGAGGAATTAGAGGCCCTCAAGTTCGCCTGGAAGGTCTGCAAGCACGTAAAGTCGAATGCCATAGTCTTCGCCCGTAAGGGACAAACGGTGGGAATAGGGGCCGGCCAGATGAGCAGGGTGGACTCCGTTAAGATCGCGACAATGAAGGCCGCGATTCCGACGCAGGGCGCCGTCCTCGCCTCGGACGCCTTTTTCCCCTTCCGGGACGGTATAGACGAGGCTGCCAAGGCGGGTATTACGGCCATAGCACAGCCCGGGGGCTCGATAAGGGACAGTGAAATAGTCGCCGCCGCTGACGAGCACGGGATCGCAATGGTATTCACCGGCGTAAGACACTTCAAGCATTGA
- a CDS encoding MlaD family protein: MRNQKALSFRVGLFVLITLSLFVLIVFFLSGEQRFFEKSYTLTTTFANTAGLIKGAAVRLSGVRIGAVTDIDFAEQPVGDKAINVVMKINKDGMERLNPDSRATIRTEGLLGDKYIEIVPGTQPPLAKLPDTLAIESQTPVEFSSIIGQSGDLLTNIISISESLDKIVKAFGQQENIENINQTILSVRRSSEAIQKNLEAIETNNGILNTMIYGEKDASGKKIDENAIVKLNRAVTKLDKLINEINTGDGALHDLIYNEELSGDINSTFANIKTATAGLNGEDGVVTELKEIMTNFKEISEMLKGGEGTLGALLIDPSVYDSLKGILGEAERSRFVRAAVRYYIEQGKENSDSDNDKDPSAPN; encoded by the coding sequence ATGCGGAATCAGAAAGCCTTGAGCTTCAGAGTAGGCCTATTCGTCTTAATAACCCTGAGCCTGTTCGTGCTGATTGTATTCTTTCTTTCGGGCGAGCAGCGCTTCTTCGAGAAGAGCTATACGCTGACTACGACTTTCGCTAATACGGCGGGCCTCATAAAGGGCGCAGCGGTCAGGCTATCGGGCGTAAGGATAGGGGCGGTAACGGACATCGACTTCGCCGAGCAGCCCGTAGGCGACAAGGCAATCAACGTCGTCATGAAAATAAACAAAGACGGCATGGAAAGACTGAACCCCGACTCGAGGGCGACAATAAGGACCGAGGGGCTTCTCGGTGATAAATATATCGAGATAGTCCCCGGCACTCAGCCCCCGCTGGCCAAGCTGCCCGACACGCTTGCGATCGAGAGCCAGACCCCTGTAGAGTTTTCGAGCATAATCGGACAGTCGGGCGACCTGCTTACAAATATTATCAGCATTTCGGAAAGCCTCGACAAAATAGTAAAAGCCTTCGGACAGCAGGAGAATATAGAGAACATAAACCAGACCATACTTTCCGTGAGGCGGAGCTCCGAGGCCATTCAGAAGAACCTCGAAGCGATAGAGACCAATAACGGTATATTGAATACGATGATATACGGCGAGAAAGACGCTTCGGGCAAGAAGATAGACGAAAACGCCATAGTAAAACTCAACAGGGCTGTAACAAAGCTCGACAAGCTCATAAACGAGATAAATACCGGCGACGGGGCGCTCCACGATCTCATTTACAACGAAGAACTCTCGGGCGACATAAACAGCACCTTCGCCAACATCAAAACCGCGACGGCCGGGCTTAACGGAGAAGACGGGGTTGTAACCGAGCTCAAGGAGATCATGACGAACTTCAAGGAAATCTCCGAGATGCTGAAGGGCGGCGAGGGGACTCTCGGCGCGCTTCTCATAGACCCGAGCGTTTACGACAGCTTGAAGGGCATATTGGGCGAAGCGGAGAGGAGCAGGTTCGTCCGCGCCGCAGTCAGGTATTACATCGAGCAGGGTAAGGAAAACAGCGATTCGGACAACGATAAAGATCCATCCGCGCCGAATTAA
- a CDS encoding AraC family transcriptional regulator has protein sequence MDEFQRKELIELIDKYSREDGIHDTGIPGVRCIRSSSPSMKMPVVYSPSFCVIVQGKKEVMLEGEIYRYEPSEYLVVSVSLPATGQVTEASPERPYLSLQIDIDPKHIGELITQMDRGPALAGGGTARGLFVDKLDGALTDAVLRLVRLLDAPGDIPLVAPMITREICYRLLSGAQGKRIAQIAVNGSHAERIAKVIQTLKENIPEAMRIEDMAELAYMSPSSFHYHFKEMTAMSPLQYRKHLRLLEARRIMLSEGLSAENAAHRVGYKSPSHFSREYTRMFGAPPARDVEALRGTVSAGFAQAGMSAK, from the coding sequence ATGGACGAATTTCAGCGTAAAGAGCTTATAGAATTAATTGACAAATACTCCAGGGAAGACGGTATCCACGATACCGGCATACCCGGCGTCCGGTGCATAAGATCGTCGAGCCCGAGCATGAAGATGCCGGTAGTCTACAGCCCGTCATTCTGCGTCATCGTACAGGGTAAAAAGGAAGTCATGCTCGAAGGCGAAATTTACCGCTACGAGCCCTCGGAGTATCTCGTGGTATCGGTCAGCCTCCCGGCTACGGGGCAGGTTACAGAGGCCTCGCCCGAGAGGCCGTATCTTTCCCTCCAGATAGACATCGACCCCAAGCATATCGGCGAGCTCATTACGCAGATGGACCGGGGGCCGGCCCTCGCGGGGGGCGGCACCGCTCGCGGCCTCTTCGTCGACAAGCTCGACGGGGCGCTGACCGACGCCGTCCTAAGGCTCGTGAGGCTTCTCGATGCGCCGGGGGATATTCCCCTCGTCGCGCCGATGATAACGCGCGAGATATGCTACCGGCTCCTCAGCGGGGCGCAGGGAAAAAGAATCGCGCAGATCGCCGTTAACGGAAGCCATGCGGAACGCATAGCGAAGGTGATTCAGACTCTAAAGGAGAACATCCCGGAGGCTATGCGAATCGAGGATATGGCGGAGCTTGCATACATGAGCCCCTCCTCGTTTCATTACCATTTCAAGGAAATGACCGCCATGAGCCCGCTCCAATACCGGAAGCATCTCCGCCTCCTCGAAGCGAGGCGTATAATGCTTTCCGAGGGTCTAAGCGCCGAAAACGCCGCGCATCGCGTCGGCTATAAAAGTCCGTCACATTTCAGCCGGGAATATACGAGAATGTTCGGGGCCCCGCCCGCCCGCGACGTCGAGGCTTTAAGGGGTACCGTATCGGCCGGCTTTGCCCAGGCCGGGATGTCAGCCAAATAA